One window of Candidatus Sulfotelmatobacter sp. genomic DNA carries:
- a CDS encoding 2-dehydropantoate 2-reductase → MRWGIVGAGAIGTYVGARLAMAHKEVVLLARATQADVLRERGLTLRDGSGSTAAEVAVESDPARIGVVDVLVLSVKAHQLRDALPAIAAMSGPATTIVSMQNGIPWWYTLGHPRAGGWQLASVDPRGALARAIPVERVLAASLYIAATVPEPGVVRHTHGDRIVLGAAAPAGDELLAPVAEVLARAGFRAETSDEPRREVWAKLLGNAAFNPISALTRSTMGTIMAQPRALQLARAVMSECLAVASALGDEPAVDVERRIAQSPRDDTKTSMLQDLEAGRPLELDPLLGAVVELGERCGVAVPFSSAVYGLASLVNASLRTR, encoded by the coding sequence ATGCGGTGGGGGATCGTCGGCGCCGGCGCGATCGGCACGTACGTCGGAGCGCGGCTGGCGATGGCGCACAAGGAGGTCGTCCTGCTGGCGCGCGCCACGCAGGCCGACGTGCTGCGCGAACGCGGTCTGACGCTGCGCGACGGCTCGGGGTCGACCGCGGCCGAGGTCGCCGTCGAGAGCGATCCGGCGCGGATCGGGGTCGTCGACGTGCTGGTGCTGAGCGTGAAGGCGCACCAGCTGCGCGACGCGCTGCCCGCGATCGCGGCGATGAGCGGCCCGGCGACGACGATCGTCTCGATGCAGAACGGCATCCCGTGGTGGTACACGCTCGGCCATCCCCGCGCCGGCGGCTGGCAGCTCGCGTCGGTCGATCCCCGCGGTGCGCTCGCGCGCGCGATTCCGGTCGAGCGCGTGCTGGCGGCCTCGCTCTACATCGCGGCGACGGTACCGGAGCCGGGAGTGGTGCGCCACACGCACGGCGATCGCATCGTGCTCGGCGCGGCCGCACCGGCCGGCGACGAGCTGCTCGCGCCGGTTGCCGAGGTCTTGGCGCGGGCGGGTTTTCGCGCCGAGACGAGCGACGAGCCGCGGCGCGAGGTGTGGGCGAAGCTGCTCGGCAACGCCGCCTTCAACCCGATCAGCGCGCTGACGCGTTCGACGATGGGCACGATCATGGCGCAGCCGCGCGCGTTGCAGCTCGCGCGCGCCGTCATGAGCGAGTGCCTCGCGGTCGCGAGCGCGCTCGGCGACGAGCCGGCGGTCGACGTCGAGCGTCGCATCGCGCAGAGCCCGCGCGACGACACCAAGACCTCGATGCTGCAGGACCTCGAAGCGGGCCGTCCGCTCGAGCTCGATCCGCTGCTTGGGGCGGTCGTCGAGTTGGGCGAGCGCTGCGGGGTCGCGGTCCCGTTCAGCTCGGCGGTCTACGGTTTGGCGTCGCTGGTGAACGCCTCGCTCCGCACCCGCTGA
- a CDS encoding FMN-binding negative transcriptional regulator, with the protein MYVPKHFAEQDATLLREAIARYPLATLVTAYEAAPVANHLPMLVDPERPDVLLCHVARANALWRTVDQRSEALAIFTGPDAYVSPAFYPAKREHGRVVPTWNYIAVHVYGTLHVLDDLAATRRIVTLLTDAHEAPRAQPWHVDDAPETFVEQQLGAIVGLELHVARAIGKWKLGQNRSTADRLGVEDALSASDRPSDRATADAMAERAARDAKPAD; encoded by the coding sequence ATGTACGTGCCGAAGCACTTCGCCGAGCAGGACGCGACGCTGCTGCGCGAGGCGATCGCACGCTATCCGCTCGCGACGCTCGTCACCGCGTACGAGGCGGCGCCGGTCGCGAACCACCTGCCGATGCTGGTCGACCCGGAGCGGCCCGACGTGCTGTTGTGCCACGTCGCCCGCGCCAACGCGCTGTGGCGCACCGTCGACCAACGAAGCGAGGCGCTCGCGATCTTCACCGGTCCCGACGCCTACGTCTCGCCCGCGTTCTATCCCGCCAAACGCGAGCACGGCCGCGTCGTGCCGACGTGGAACTACATCGCCGTCCACGTCTACGGCACGCTGCACGTGCTCGACGACCTCGCGGCGACGCGACGCATCGTCACGCTGCTGACGGACGCGCACGAGGCGCCGCGGGCGCAGCCCTGGCACGTCGACGACGCGCCCGAGACGTTCGTCGAACAGCAGCTCGGCGCCATCGTCGGCCTCGAGCTGCACGTCGCGCGCGCGATCGGGAAATGGAAGCTGGGCCAGAACCGTTCGACCGCGGACCGGCTGGGCGTCGAGGATGCGCTCTCGGCCTCCGATCGCCCGAGCGACCGCGCGACCGCCGACGCGATGGCCGAGCGTGCGGCGCGCGATGCGAAGCCGGCGGACTGA
- a CDS encoding FAD-dependent monooxygenase — MPANRGAAIVVGGSLVGLPLAIALARRGIAVTVLEQTVGDERGGAGLGVERDLYARLAGVDPRTSELVPAMPVIRTSRETSTWYAIRSWLLAVVARTPGIEIHAGRRVVEVRDGAQRAVARTLDGTTFEADVVLGADGYRSVVRAAVDPARQHARYGGFVLWRGLPHEAWLPEAMWRARQLGGGRQPIPETARLVAYHVPGPHGETAPGSRQITFAWYDGSRTAWLRERGLLVGDEVRSSVTLDDTLRAELRAIAPARWPGTPAAAAIVAALDRNVAFGTPLAEYLPERLASGRVAMLGDAAHVSSPMVGAGLITGLLDALAIATYVDDEGGVRGAAGARALRRYQTARLDEDREQVQVSMDATRDLLRTARVRDS, encoded by the coding sequence GTGCCGGCAAATCGGGGTGCCGCGATCGTCGTCGGCGGGTCGCTGGTCGGCTTGCCGCTCGCGATCGCGCTCGCGCGGCGCGGCATCGCCGTGACCGTGCTCGAGCAGACGGTCGGCGACGAGCGCGGGGGTGCGGGGCTCGGCGTCGAGCGCGACCTGTACGCGCGACTCGCCGGCGTCGACCCGCGCACCAGCGAGCTCGTTCCGGCGATGCCGGTCATCCGCACCTCGCGCGAGACCTCGACCTGGTACGCGATCCGGAGCTGGCTGCTGGCCGTCGTCGCGCGCACGCCGGGCATCGAGATTCACGCGGGTCGGCGGGTGGTCGAGGTGCGCGACGGCGCGCAGCGCGCCGTCGCCCGCACCCTCGACGGCACGACGTTCGAGGCGGACGTCGTGCTGGGCGCCGACGGCTATCGCAGCGTCGTGCGCGCCGCCGTCGATCCGGCCCGTCAGCACGCGCGCTACGGCGGCTTCGTGCTGTGGCGCGGTCTGCCGCACGAGGCGTGGCTGCCGGAAGCGATGTGGCGCGCGCGCCAGCTCGGCGGCGGCCGCCAACCGATTCCCGAGACGGCGCGCCTGGTCGCCTATCACGTCCCCGGACCACACGGCGAGACGGCGCCCGGATCGCGCCAGATCACCTTCGCGTGGTACGACGGCAGCCGGACGGCGTGGCTGCGCGAGCGCGGCTTGCTGGTCGGCGACGAGGTGCGCAGCTCGGTGACGCTCGACGACACGCTGCGCGCCGAGCTGCGCGCGATCGCGCCGGCGCGCTGGCCCGGTACGCCGGCTGCCGCGGCGATCGTGGCGGCACTCGATCGAAACGTCGCCTTCGGGACGCCGCTGGCGGAGTATCTTCCCGAACGTCTCGCGAGCGGGCGCGTCGCGATGCTCGGCGATGCCGCGCACGTCTCCTCGCCGATGGTCGGAGCGGGCTTGATAACCGGGCTGCTCGACGCGCTGGCCATCGCGACGTACGTCGACGACGAAGGCGGCGTGCGGGGCGCCGCCGGCGCGCGCGCGCTGCGACGCTACCAGACGGCGCGCTTGGACGAGGACCGCGAACAGGTTCAGGTCAGCATGGACGCGACCCGTGATCTGCTGCGGACGGCGCGGGTGCGCGACTCCTAG
- a CDS encoding serine hydrolase — protein MRSVLSLLLTAALPFAAVAAGAQGVDGSRALAGLWRAVGTVGPPVDGELVVRAHAGRWTASIDGLEATGRTAGTIRTFRFPAGFGELHAPVSPGASMRAFWIQPAGATFGNRYGSPADLRLREPDTWVGQVVTLPSRLELYLVLQPGPQGGLRGFVRDPLANFGPSFASARLDGTTLRFTGAHGGFAGAYDPATQTIALTIAPYPPAIFTRVAPSAASGFFPRTPMRSHLAYERPLPRADGWPVGTLAQVGMRPAPVEALLDHILRTPDDSLRAPVIQGLLVARHGRLVVDAYFDGFSADRPHDLRSAGKSFDAALVGTAIAHGAALRADTPILPFYRFGALRHPDPRKAHITLGDVLDMSSGLRCDDNDDASPGNEGVVQSQAGQPDWYRYMLDLPMASAPGVRAVYCSEGINLVGGVVSHATAVWLPLWFDRTIARPLQFGRYYIPITPTGTMYLGGGEYLLPRDFLKLGQLFLDGGRWHGVRLLPHAWVTDALRPHASLQTPGDYGYSWHRLTLRVGRRTYRSYEAGGNGGQLLEVVPQLDLVVLVTAANYMQYPVWKRFRDLIAQDILAASAP, from the coding sequence ATGCGATCCGTACTCTCGTTGTTGCTGACGGCGGCCCTGCCGTTCGCCGCGGTCGCCGCCGGCGCGCAAGGCGTCGACGGCTCGCGCGCGCTCGCCGGGCTGTGGCGTGCGGTGGGAACCGTCGGTCCGCCGGTCGACGGCGAGCTCGTCGTGCGAGCGCATGCGGGACGCTGGACGGCGAGCATCGACGGCCTCGAGGCGACCGGCAGGACGGCCGGCACCATCCGAACGTTCCGCTTTCCCGCCGGGTTCGGCGAGCTGCACGCTCCGGTGAGCCCCGGTGCCTCGATGCGCGCGTTCTGGATCCAGCCCGCGGGAGCGACGTTCGGGAACCGCTACGGCTCGCCGGCCGATCTGCGGCTGCGGGAGCCGGACACCTGGGTCGGCCAGGTCGTCACGCTCCCCTCGCGTCTCGAGCTCTACCTCGTCTTGCAACCGGGGCCGCAGGGCGGACTGCGCGGTTTCGTCCGCGATCCGCTGGCGAACTTCGGGCCGAGCTTCGCGTCGGCGCGGCTCGACGGCACGACGCTCCGCTTCACCGGAGCCCACGGCGGCTTCGCCGGTGCCTACGATCCGGCGACGCAAACGATCGCGCTGACGATCGCGCCGTATCCACCGGCGATCTTCACGCGCGTCGCGCCGAGCGCGGCGAGCGGGTTCTTTCCGCGCACGCCGATGCGCTCGCACCTCGCCTACGAGCGGCCGCTGCCGCGCGCGGACGGCTGGCCGGTCGGGACCTTGGCGCAAGTCGGAATGCGGCCGGCGCCCGTCGAGGCGCTGCTCGACCACATCCTGCGCACCCCCGACGACTCGCTGCGCGCGCCGGTGATCCAAGGGCTGCTGGTCGCGCGCCACGGCCGGTTGGTCGTCGACGCGTATTTCGACGGCTTCTCCGCCGATCGTCCGCACGATTTGCGTTCGGCCGGTAAGAGCTTCGATGCGGCGTTGGTCGGGACGGCGATCGCGCATGGCGCTGCTCTGCGCGCCGATACGCCGATCCTGCCGTTCTACCGGTTCGGCGCGCTGCGGCACCCCGATCCGCGCAAGGCGCACATCACGCTCGGCGACGTCCTCGACATGTCGAGCGGCTTGCGCTGCGATGACAACGACGACGCGTCGCCGGGCAACGAAGGCGTCGTGCAGAGCCAAGCCGGCCAGCCCGACTGGTACCGCTACATGCTCGACCTGCCGATGGCAAGCGCGCCCGGCGTGCGCGCCGTCTACTGCAGCGAGGGGATCAATCTGGTCGGCGGCGTCGTCTCGCACGCGACCGCCGTCTGGCTGCCGCTGTGGTTCGATCGAACGATCGCGCGGCCGTTGCAGTTCGGCCGCTACTACATCCCGATCACGCCGACCGGGACGATGTATCTGGGCGGCGGCGAGTATCTGCTTCCGCGCGACTTCCTCAAGCTCGGCCAACTCTTCCTCGACGGCGGGAGGTGGCACGGTGTGCGGCTGCTCCCGCACGCGTGGGTGACCGACGCGCTGCGCCCGCATGCGAGCCTGCAGACGCCGGGCGACTACGGGTACTCTTGGCATCGGCTGACGCTGCGCGTCGGGCGTCGCACCTATCGCAGTTACGAAGCCGGCGGGAACGGCGGCCAGCTGCTCGAGGTCGTGCCGCAGCTCGATCTGGTCGTGCTCGTCACCGCGGCGAACTACATGCAGTATCCGGTCTGGAAGCGGTTTCGCGACCTCATCGCCCAGGACATCCTCGCCGCGAGCGCACCGTAG
- a CDS encoding winged helix-turn-helix domain-containing protein produces MTPSWRTSGGASSRISHGERVYRIGALSLDADRLVVLANGTPVALAPKAVATLALLVERAGTPVAKDEFLDTIWSDADVGEATLAQNVYLLRRTLRLHGLDGAIRTLRAAGTSLPHRSRATRRRRRHVGRHRRRLRRGGGRPSR; encoded by the coding sequence ATGACTCCATCGTGGCGAACGAGCGGCGGCGCGTCTTCACGGATCTCTCACGGCGAGCGCGTCTATCGCATCGGAGCCCTCTCCCTCGACGCCGATCGGCTCGTCGTGTTGGCGAACGGCACACCGGTCGCGCTGGCGCCGAAGGCGGTTGCAACGCTTGCGTTGCTCGTCGAGCGCGCCGGTACGCCGGTCGCCAAAGACGAGTTCCTCGACACGATCTGGAGCGACGCCGACGTCGGCGAGGCGACGCTGGCGCAGAACGTCTACCTGTTGCGGCGCACGTTGCGGCTGCACGGTTTGGACGGTGCCATCCGTACGCTCCGCGCCGCGGGTACGTCTTTACCGCACCGGTCGCGCGCGACGCGTCGCCGCCGGCGTCACGTCGGCCGGCACCGCCGGCGGCTCCGGCGCGGCGGTGGCCGACCCTCGCGCTGA